The Streptomyces sp. 11x1 genomic sequence GCGCGCCGCTGGTCTAAGTGTGCAGGTCAGGGGTGGGTTTACCCACCCCTGAAACACACTATTATTGAAGTTGTTCGGGGGTCGGTGGCTCCGGCCCCCGACCCGCAGAGACCAACAACGAAGGGGAACACCGCATGACTCAGCAGTTCGCCGAGCGCGCCACGGACCTAGCTCCCACCGGCGCCCGGAACGCCGAACTCTCCGACCTGGTCAGCATCCTGGAGGACCAGAACCGCCGGAAGCTGGACGTGATCGCTCCCGCCGCCGCGCTGCGCTTCCGTGAGGGAAACGTGCACGTCGAGGGTATGGAGTCTCTGATCACCGAGGACGGTGTGACGGACGTCGACGGCATCTACCGGCCCACCGCCGTTGCCGACGAGGGGATCTCTGACAAGCTCCGCATCCCGCTGGCCTACCTGCGCCGGATGCGCGCGGAAAACGTCCCGCTCCTGGACGAGAACGTGAACGCGTGGCTTCGGGAGGCCCCCGAGCGGAAGTTCATGCTCCGCGCGTTCCGGGGCGAGAACGGCCCCGGTATGCCGCCCGCCGAGGGCGTGGCCCGCGCACTGCTGTCCGACAGCTACAAGCTGATGGACAACTTCGACATGCTGCTCGCCGCACTGGACGGAGTGACCCAGTCCGGGCACCCCACGCGCGTCACCGGCTGCGACCTGACAGACCGCCGCATGTACGTGCGGATCGAGTCCAAAGCGGTCGCCATCCACGCCCCCAGGCTGCTGCGCGGCTACCGCTCCCCGTTCGACGGCCGCAGCGGTGACGAACTGCCGGTGATCTCCGCCGGTTTCGTCATCAGCAACAGCGAGGTCGGTTCCGGGGCGTACACCATCACCCCGCGCGCGGTCGTCCAGGTCTGCCGCAACGGCCTGACCCAGTCCAAGGACGTCATGCGCGCCGTTCACCTCGGAGGCAAGCAGGACGAAGGGGTCGTGTCCTGGTCGAACGAGACGGAGCGCAAGACGCTGGAACTGATCAAGTCCAAGACCGCCGACGCGGTGCGCACCTTCCTGTCACGGGAGTACGTCGAGGCCAAGGTGCGCGAGATGGAGGCCGCCGCCGGTAAGACGCTGGACGAGCCGACGAAGACCATCGAGCACGTCACCAAGACGCTCAGCATCGGCAACGAGGCCAAGGACAAGATCCTTGCCCACTTCGTCCGGGGCGGTCAGATGACGGCCGGGGGCGTGATGCAGGCCATCACGTCGACCGCGCAGACCCTCACCGACGCCGACCAGGCCGCCGCCCTGGAAGCGCTCGCGGTTCCCGCCCTCACGGCCGCCGCCGCGCACGGCTGACAGACCCCCGTGCGGGCCGGGCAACTCCCCCAGCCCGGCCCGCACGGGCCCGACCGTCCCCAGAGCGCGGAGCGCGCCCCAGCCCCGCAGGGAGCACGGAGCGCGCCCGCGCCGGCCCCTGCCGCGTAGCGGCAGCGCGAC encodes the following:
- a CDS encoding DUF932 domain-containing protein, translating into MTQQFAERATDLAPTGARNAELSDLVSILEDQNRRKLDVIAPAAALRFREGNVHVEGMESLITEDGVTDVDGIYRPTAVADEGISDKLRIPLAYLRRMRAENVPLLDENVNAWLREAPERKFMLRAFRGENGPGMPPAEGVARALLSDSYKLMDNFDMLLAALDGVTQSGHPTRVTGCDLTDRRMYVRIESKAVAIHAPRLLRGYRSPFDGRSGDELPVISAGFVISNSEVGSGAYTITPRAVVQVCRNGLTQSKDVMRAVHLGGKQDEGVVSWSNETERKTLELIKSKTADAVRTFLSREYVEAKVREMEAAAGKTLDEPTKTIEHVTKTLSIGNEAKDKILAHFVRGGQMTAGGVMQAITSTAQTLTDADQAAALEALAVPALTAAAAHG